The Solanum pennellii chromosome 7, SPENNV200 DNA segment ACCTTAGTGGAGATCCTTATATTGTTCATACAAATGTGTATACCCAAGGCAAAGGTGATAAGGAACAACAATTCTACTTATGGTTTGATCCCTCTGCTGATTTTCATACCTACTCCATTCTTTGGAATCCACAAACAATCATGTAAGTAAATAAAAATCGATCTCCGcttacttttacttgtccactttaaattttttatatatctgTTAAAAATTAGTATGTggttaatataatattttattataatatccATATTTATAGTCTTAAATCTTGAGAAATGATCCCTCCCCCAGAATTCTCATCTTTACTTCATTGGTGACTCGAACTTATAACATTTCTCTTTGATCTTTTGTTGATTCAAGCTTACAACCTTATGATTGAAACTGATCAGGATGCTTACCATTCGAGCAACTCTATCGTGTCAGTAATGAATAAAAATCTTGatgataaaacatgaaaaagtaCTTAGTTTTTCTTGATATGTTGAAAGTGACAAAGTGAAAATAAACAGAAAAATAAGATATATCCTTAGTAATAATTAATAGAATCAAAAGCTCAAAATATACAAAAGTCAATATGAAGATCTCTCTCTTGTTTTTTCCACCATAAAGTtctacaaatttaattttatcttaatattgacttaattatttatttttttttgtagattttatGTGGATGGCACACCAATAAGAGTGTTCAAAAACATGGAGTCAAGTGGAGTACCTTACCCAAATAAACAACCTATGAGAGTCTATGCAAGTTTATGGAATGCAGATGATTGGGCCACAAGGGGTGGCCTTGTTAAAACAAATTGGTCCAATGCTCCATTCATAGcttattttagaaatttcaaaGACAATAATGCTTGTATTTGGGAATTTGGAAAATCATCATGCACAAATTCAACAAAGTCATGGTTCTATCAAGAACTTGATTCTACAAGCCAAGCTAGGTTACAATGGGTGCAAAAGAACTATATGGTTTATAATTATTGTAATGATATCAATAGGTTCCCTCGAGGCCTTCCTCTAGAGTGCACTTTCAACTCTACGACTAAATAAATCTAGGTTTTCAGACTCTTTTAAAATGTTATCATATGCGTGTCAATCTGATGTACATATGCAATCGACATTTTTTAAGAATAGGAGAAACATTGATTTTcttagtcctagatatgtaATTCATTATTATATTCCTCTTGTAatttactaaatttattttcgcatataatatattttgaaataggATCATGTAATAAAATGTAATGTTACAAGAATATGACAATTGCAAGGCATATATGTGTAGTAAATCTTTAGAAATCCAAATAATTACCAAAAAGTACTTTGctcttaatttatattttatccaTCTTAATTGATGTTCAACTTTGGCCATTCTAGAGTTGACATGTGgctttatgataaaaataaaaatattttcttatttaagagGTATCGCGAATgaaaaaaactaaactaaaatcAAACTTTATTCTCCGATATACTCCTTGATATATTgaagtgaaaagaaaaaaacaagtcagaatcaaatattttcttattaaaaaaatatcgtgaatgaaaaaaagggaaaattatatataatagcaaactaataacctaaaataaatggaatagctagggtttgatttaattgtgctccatagcaaacgtttgcaaaaaattgtcaggagtctctctcccaaatatctcgctcgccactctcctccaatctctcgctcgcttcctcactttttatacaataaaaattctcccttgcccagtttcttttgcctttctctctttctcgttttatgcaattttcaaattgtatctaatttctctctttctcgttttatacaattcgattcaattgtatattccttgtcaagtctcttttgtctttctctctttctcattttatacaaattcaaattgtatataatcgttctatacacttataataatacaattcgttttatacacttcgtttttatacagttgtctgcccaagtgtctttctctttcttgttttattatacaatttgcttcaactgtatatgtatagcgaattatacagctTCTATGTTGCGTATGGaacgcaattatgcaaactttgttatagcatacaaatataaattttttatttgctgtGAAAGTTGTCTCGGAAAAAACTAAGTTAAAAGTCAAATTTCACTCTCGATATACTTTCTCATCGAGGATATACCATGAGTGAACATTTGGGATTGTTAGTCCCAAAAATTTAGACAAAAATCTCATCATAatacattgttcatttcatcataatactaacattactaaaaagaaaaaattatacaaaattgtCTCAATTTTGAATGGTTTCGTTATATATGGATTATGATCGAAGTGTGTGTATGAAAAATGCTTCATAAGTTCAATTcaccaaatatttaataattttagtttcaatttcgTATAGTTGAAGTTTGTTTTCGAtacatgaaattatttttacttt contains these protein-coding regions:
- the LOC107025420 gene encoding xyloglucan endotransglucosylase/hydrolase protein 24-like, yielding MASLVLCLVILAFCSLHYSLASNNFNQDFDVTWGDGRAKVLNNGKLLTLSLDKVSGSGVKSKKEYLFGRIDMQLKLVRGNSAGTVTTYYLSSQGSTHDEIDFEFLGNLSGDPYIVHTNVYTQGKGDKEQQFYLWFDPSADFHTYSILWNPQTIIFYVDGTPIRVFKNMESSGVPYPNKQPMRVYASLWNADDWATRGGLVKTNWSNAPFIAYFRNFKDNNACIWEFGKSSCTNSTKSWFYQELDSTSQARLQWVQKNYMVYNYCNDINRFPRGLPLECTFNSTTK